A region from the Acidiferrobacter sp. SPIII_3 genome encodes:
- a CDS encoding Druantia anti-phage system protein DruA: MAVSHVRLIRPGERAEWDRLMRAHHYLGLTALVGRSLRYVVDNPLRVGVDNPLRVGVDNPLRVGAEGDGQWLALVGWASAALKCAPRDAWIGWAKALQWQRIGLIANNARFLILPGVRVQNLASRILGQNLARLSADWQAVHGHGLLLAETFIDPARFAGTCYRAANWIELGPTRGFAKSNDTYVAHGAPKRIWVYPLHKKARLILSSPRPHPDLPRQEMKTMTLTDVDAAALFARLGSLVLSSPRPHPDLPRQEMKTMTLTDVDAAALFARLGSLEDPRARRGLRHSQRSLIAIILCAVISGAQGPTAIGEWVKRLPPTIIARKGGHRPRKQPRPLKISFDKDWKMTVLPIHTS; this comes from the coding sequence GTGGCGGTGTCGCACGTGCGCCTGATCCGTCCGGGCGAACGCGCCGAGTGGGACCGCTTGATGCGCGCCCACCACTACCTGGGGCTGACCGCGCTCGTGGGGCGCAGCCTGCGGTATGTGGTGGACAACCCCCTCCGTGTGGGGGTGGACAACCCCCTCCGTGTGGGGGTGGACAACCCCCTCCGTGTGGGGGCAGAGGGGGACGGGCAGTGGCTGGCGCTCGTAGGCTGGGCGTCGGCGGCCTTGAAGTGCGCCCCGCGGGATGCCTGGATCGGCTGGGCGAAGGCCTTGCAGTGGCAACGTATTGGGCTCATCGCCAACAACGCCCGCTTCCTGATCCTGCCGGGGGTGCGGGTCCAGAACCTCGCCTCGCGGATTCTGGGCCAGAATCTCGCGCGTCTCTCGGCGGATTGGCAGGCGGTCCACGGCCACGGCCTTCTGCTCGCCGAGACCTTCATCGATCCGGCGCGCTTTGCCGGCACCTGCTACCGGGCGGCCAACTGGATCGAACTCGGGCCCACGCGCGGCTTTGCCAAATCCAACGACACCTATGTCGCCCATGGGGCCCCTAAGCGGATCTGGGTGTACCCCCTCCATAAAAAAGCCCGGCTGATCCTCTCATCGCCACGCCCGCACCCAGACCTACCCCGCCAGGAGATGAAGACCATGACCCTGACCGACGTGGACGCAGCCGCACTCTTTGCGCGTCTGGGGTCCTTGGTCCTCTCATCGCCACGCCCGCACCCAGACCTACCCCGCCAGGAGATGAAGACCATGACCCTGACCGACGTGGACGCAGCCGCACTCTTTGCGCGTCTGGGGTCCTTGGAAGACCCCCGCGCGCGGCGCGGGCTGCGCCACAGCCAGCGCTCGCTCATCGCCATCATCCTCTGTGCCGTGATCAGCGGGGCGCAGGGGCCGACGGCCATCGGCGAATGGGTCAAACGCCTCCCGCCTACGATTATCGCGCGAAAGGGCGGACACAGGCCAAGGAAGCAGCCGAGGCCATTGAAGATAAGTTTTGACAAAGACTGGAAAATGACAGTACTCCCAATCCACACGTCATAG